A genome region from Cervus canadensis isolate Bull #8, Minnesota chromosome 10, ASM1932006v1, whole genome shotgun sequence includes the following:
- the LOC122448533 gene encoding chromobox protein homolog 3-like, which produces MGKKQNGKSKKVEEAEPEEFVVEKVLDCRVVNGKVEYFLKWKGFTDADNTWEPEGNLNCPELIEAFLNSQKAGKEKDGTKRKSLSDSESDDSKSKKKRDAADKSRDFARGLDPERIIDATDSSEELMFLMKWKDSNEADFVLTKEANIKCLQILIVIFMKRD; this is translated from the coding sequence atgggaaagaaacaaaatggaaagagtaaaaaagttgaAGAGGCAGAACCTGAAGAATTTGTAGTAGAAAAAGTACTGGACTGCCGTGTAGTGAATGGGAAGGTGGAGTATTTCCTGAAGTGGAAGGGGTTTACAGATGCAGACAATACTTGGGAACCTGAGGGAAATTTAAATTGTCCAGAGTTAATTGAAGCATTTCTTAATTCTCAAAAAGCTGGTAAAGAAAAAgatggaacaaaaagaaaatctttgtctGACAGTGAATCTGATGATagcaaatcaaagaagaaaagagatgctGCTGATAAATCAAGAGATTTTGCCAGAGGTCTTGATCCAGAACGAATAATTGATGCCACGGACAGCAGTGAAGAATTAATGTTTCTCATGAAATGGAAAGATTCCAATGAGGCGGACTTCGTGCTGACAAAAGAGGCAAACATAAAGTGTCTTCaaattttaattgtaatttttatGAAGAGAGACTAA